The following are encoded together in the Bacillota bacterium genome:
- a CDS encoding chemotaxis protein CheC, translating to MSAQPQFTLSDEQYDALREIANIGMGKASSALADLIGTTILISVPQAVCVPISNLSGVLRDPEQVTAGIYLQVTGEVAGHATFIFEVGSAHRLAGTLLGLPEVDLDEVTASALMEIGNIMLSAYLTAISDFTGLQLLPSPPVMAVDMGCAILSAVIANMQKLDDYAVTIATDIYDPEGLISGTFVFLAEPGGIQRILESIGMG from the coding sequence ATGAGCGCCCAGCCACAGTTCACCCTCAGCGACGAGCAGTACGACGCACTGCGTGAAATCGCGAATATTGGGATGGGCAAAGCCTCCTCGGCTTTAGCCGACCTTATCGGCACTACCATTCTCATCAGCGTACCGCAGGCGGTTTGCGTACCTATCAGCAACCTGTCGGGCGTTTTGCGCGACCCCGAACAGGTGACGGCAGGCATCTACCTGCAGGTGACCGGAGAAGTGGCAGGGCACGCCACGTTCATCTTCGAGGTCGGTAGCGCGCATCGCCTCGCAGGAACGTTGCTGGGATTGCCGGAGGTGGATCTGGATGAAGTAACCGCCTCGGCGTTGATGGAAATCGGCAACATCATGCTGAGCGCATACCTCACTGCCATCAGCGATTTTACGGGTTTACAACTCCTGCCCAGCCCACCTGTGATGGCGGTGGATATGGGTTGCGCTATCCTCAGCGCGGTTATCGCCAACATGCAGAAGCTGGACGACTACGCGGTGACCATTGCCACCGACATTTACGACCCCGAAGGGCTGATTTCAGGCACATTTGTCTTTCTTGCCGAGCCTGGTGGTATCCAGAGAATCCTCGAGTCTATAGGGATGGGCTAA